The following are encoded together in the Vibrio splendidus genome:
- a CDS encoding MBL fold metallo-hydrolase has translation MEVIHHGGKHTVTGSCHELRDSGQAVLIDCGLFQGKESQGSDARSLDIEFETSHLNALLLTHTHIDHIGRLPWLLASGFNQPIYCTQATAELAPLMIEDGLKLQGLSHKQSKLILKKIHSLIAPKPYGEWFPIVSKQQNDGKNHHRPNTLYARFQPAGHILGSAYIELKLPNQEVVVFSGDLGPSNTPLLPDPKPPQQADYLFIESTYGTSTHDDIASRSERLKAIIDRSLLDGGVILIPAFSIGRTQELLFDIENLIFEHQLSADIPIILDSPMAQKVTRSYRRFKELWGQEAKQRLELKRHPLAFEQCITVDGHRMHKKIVNRLKSTGEPAIVVAASGMCQGGRIMNYLSALLPDKRTDVILAGYQAHGTLGRELQQAEMQVSIDNKDVEVNAQIHGMSGYSAHADKEDLNRFIAGISAPPREVHLIHGEPNTQSEFAQELLKQGFKVV, from the coding sequence ATGGAAGTGATTCACCATGGCGGCAAACATACCGTCACAGGATCTTGTCACGAATTAAGAGATTCAGGCCAAGCGGTGCTCATCGATTGTGGCTTGTTTCAAGGTAAAGAGTCCCAAGGTTCGGACGCACGTTCTCTTGATATTGAATTTGAAACTTCCCACCTCAACGCTCTGCTGCTGACCCATACCCACATTGATCATATTGGCCGGTTACCTTGGTTACTCGCCAGTGGATTTAACCAGCCAATTTATTGCACGCAAGCCACCGCCGAACTCGCTCCTTTAATGATTGAAGATGGCTTAAAACTGCAAGGGCTCAGTCATAAACAATCCAAACTCATCCTTAAAAAAATTCATTCGTTGATTGCTCCTAAGCCTTATGGGGAATGGTTTCCAATTGTCTCTAAACAGCAAAACGACGGAAAGAATCATCATAGACCAAATACTCTGTATGCTCGTTTTCAACCTGCTGGGCATATCTTAGGTTCCGCCTATATTGAGCTTAAGTTACCCAACCAAGAAGTGGTGGTCTTTTCAGGCGACTTGGGCCCAAGTAACACGCCACTGCTGCCGGATCCTAAACCACCACAACAAGCCGATTACTTATTTATTGAGTCGACTTACGGCACTAGCACGCACGACGATATTGCTTCACGCTCTGAACGCCTCAAAGCAATTATTGACCGTTCGTTACTCGATGGAGGCGTCATCCTGATCCCGGCATTTAGTATCGGCAGAACACAAGAACTGTTGTTTGATATTGAAAACCTGATCTTTGAGCATCAACTCAGCGCCGATATTCCTATTATTCTCGACTCACCTATGGCTCAGAAAGTGACGCGTTCATACCGACGCTTTAAAGAGTTGTGGGGACAAGAAGCAAAGCAACGTCTTGAACTGAAACGTCACCCACTCGCTTTTGAACAATGCATTACGGTTGATGGGCATAGAATGCACAAGAAAATCGTTAATCGCCTTAAGTCGACAGGTGAACCCGCAATTGTGGTCGCAGCTTCTGGAATGTGTCAGGGCGGCAGGATAATGAACTACTTATCAGCCTTGCTTCCCGATAAACGAACCGATGTGATTTTAGCGGGCTATCAAGCGCACGGAACGCTCGGGCGAGAACTGCAACAAGCCGAAATGCAGGTTTCTATTGATAACAAAGACGTTGAGGTCAATGCTCAAATTCATGGCATGTCTGGCTACTCGGCTCATGCCGATAAAGAGGATCTCAACCGATT